A single Nitrospirota bacterium DNA region contains:
- a CDS encoding YgiT-type zinc finger protein: protein MKTKFGYRCEYCDGTVRSKRVNREAFKHKSGFVILERVTIGVCDQCGNRYYSSDVLKRVQAIATGKVKPKRTQRVPVAQAV, encoded by the coding sequence ATGAAGACTAAGTTTGGGTACCGGTGCGAATACTGCGATGGAACTGTCAGGAGCAAGCGGGTCAACCGTGAAGCGTTCAAGCACAAGTCCGGTTTTGTGATTCTCGAACGGGTCACCATTGGCGTGTGCGATCAGTGTGGGAACCGTTACTATTCTTCGGACGTGCTGAAGCGCGTCCAAGCCATTGCAACAGGAAAAGTGAAACCGAAGCGCACTCAACGGGTACCGGTTGCCCAGGCAGTGTGA
- a CDS encoding DUF4258 domain-containing protein produces the protein MTVHASEEMAEDGLDITDVEASILGGRIVKSEKGDPRGTKHTVQGAGTDGTTNVGTVGRFTETGRYLVITVYKVTEVQ, from the coding sequence ATGACCGTTCATGCGTCAGAGGAGATGGCGGAGGACGGCTTAGATATCACGGATGTCGAGGCTTCAATACTTGGTGGTAGGATTGTGAAATCGGAAAAAGGCGATCCGCGCGGAACGAAACACACAGTTCAGGGAGCTGGGACCGATGGCACGACGAACGTGGGCACTGTAGGACGCTTTACCGAGACAGGTCGGTATCTCGTCATCACAGTCTACAAGGTGACAGAGGTGCAGTGA
- a CDS encoding S1C family serine protease: protein MLMFARFTVPASLFIAILFLIIVIWGPAPAQPLTSGEQLAESVKQAQRATVGILDVTQEGRQSGYQAGLPLRGTGVHLREGYILTARHAVERQDGSKLVVPETIMVLTQSLDELAARLVGGNAYLDLVLYKLESPNSLLDLTLIPFADREARPGQEVFTVGYPLGWGPTVSFGRIGNPNTFLQTVDTRLLQSDVPVCSGNSGGGLFNANGELVGIMHAIIKTDEAQGGHGCSRLAFAVPGLLAKKIVETLLEGKQPAFSRLGIQMRAVKVGTRWRVAVGQAFEPASMGGVQKGDLLLAIDETEITDAAQLKNHLMERTVPGQKVDLRVLRGDKELHLTVTLGGG, encoded by the coding sequence ATGCTCATGTTCGCACGATTCACCGTTCCGGCCAGCCTGTTCATCGCCATCCTGTTCCTCATTATTGTTATTTGGGGGCCGGCGCCGGCCCAGCCCCTGACTTCCGGTGAGCAGTTGGCCGAATCGGTCAAGCAGGCCCAGCGGGCCACGGTCGGCATTCTGGATGTCACCCAGGAAGGCCGCCAGTCCGGCTATCAGGCCGGCCTCCCGCTCCGCGGAACGGGCGTACACCTGCGCGAGGGATACATTCTGACGGCCCGCCATGCGGTGGAGCGGCAGGACGGGTCCAAGCTCGTCGTCCCCGAGACGATCATGGTCCTGACCCAGAGCCTGGACGAGTTGGCAGCCCGGCTCGTCGGCGGAAACGCCTACCTGGACCTCGTCCTGTACAAGTTGGAGAGTCCCAATTCACTGCTCGACCTGACCCTGATCCCGTTCGCGGACCGGGAAGCCAGGCCCGGCCAGGAGGTGTTCACGGTCGGCTATCCCCTGGGCTGGGGCCCCACGGTCTCCTTCGGCCGGATCGGCAACCCCAACACGTTTCTGCAGACGGTGGACACCCGTCTGTTGCAATCGGACGTGCCCGTCTGCAGCGGGAATTCCGGCGGCGGGTTGTTCAACGCAAACGGTGAGCTGGTCGGGATCATGCACGCCATCATCAAGACCGACGAGGCTCAGGGCGGGCACGGCTGCAGCCGGCTGGCCTTTGCAGTCCCCGGCCTCCTCGCCAAGAAGATCGTGGAGACGCTCCTGGAAGGCAAGCAGCCGGCCTTCTCCCGGCTCGGCATCCAGATGAGGGCCGTCAAGGTGGGAACCCGCTGGCGGGTCGCCGTCGGGCAGGCCTTCGAGCCTGCGTCCATGGGCGGGGTGCAGAAGGGGGACCTGCTGCTCGCCATTGACGAGACGGAGATCACCGACGCCGCGCAATTGAAGAACCACCTGATGGAGCGCACGGTGCCGGGGCAGAAAGTGGACCTGCGCGTGCTCCGCGGAGACAAGGAACTGCACCTGACGGTCACGTTGGGCGGCGGCTAA
- a CDS encoding diguanylate cyclase — MRYDDLVTSIQQLGKDPARLIYEDELTGLPNRRFLLACFEHRIRWEELDATPVSLLMLDVDFFKKINDTHGHDAGDRALVHVAQQLKAVAGEQWTPIRYAGDEFMILLPNGRNDEAVALGERLLARMQAEPLRLDGGAELRLTVSIGAATAPTDARTGRTLIHQADTALYQAKRSGRNRVARATDAQQAAPSPKAVLQQLGGGALCDREAALAAVQSVIQRFDQGQSQFVLVEGGVGMGKTAFLQAVRRQLQGLDTYLVRAAGPLQDNYRPYALATTILVALLGQRDDKGQAAFGSLTKEEIAYLGALLPPLQGQPELRLAPDEASRREGIFRAALRFLFLLLDYRPLVLLIDDLHNADEASLALLRRLLTQEEVPVLLCGAAAVPMKSPAEGTKAPLETFVEAHGAELKLAKVPLARLTADGIVAYLRTLFPQLAAPPDAAGTLARVTQGSPLFLAQLLRKLVMDHTIKPVDRRWVIESLDEDKLPKSLDEIVRQQIGTLGNDQRALLEHTSVFGEHVSLSVLTGGAEAEEAKVLELVEQAETLGLLSAEYQVNDETVRFVGKQVLDVAYNDIGEARRRALHDRVGEYQEALFQQGFLPSAAPLAYHFTRSANSDKAAAYQRVVAAESAPLFNAKEASAYHTEAVTSTDTPLDPVSLAYVPDVVRSFQTAVRNLKLYPPSSQQVVNPCRDFVKTVQQVLKKNARLNIVETKRSLLVNGQRVNDVGEYRFVAGPFRAFLDSVFLRGFAFMQGVTDEELTRMLGGVARTKPEQIDESYWSRFTAEQGMPGIHLKQTGWHAQRLAEQAGSAPAETQTPGKRELQA, encoded by the coding sequence ATGCGGTACGACGACCTCGTCACATCCATCCAACAACTGGGGAAGGATCCCGCGCGGCTCATCTATGAGGATGAGCTGACGGGCCTTCCGAACCGGCGTTTTCTCCTCGCCTGCTTCGAGCATAGGATCAGGTGGGAGGAACTCGACGCCACCCCCGTGTCGTTGCTGATGCTGGACGTGGATTTCTTCAAGAAGATCAACGACACCCACGGCCATGACGCGGGCGATCGGGCTTTGGTCCACGTGGCGCAACAGCTCAAGGCCGTGGCGGGGGAGCAGTGGACCCCGATCCGGTACGCCGGCGACGAGTTCATGATCCTGCTGCCGAACGGACGGAACGATGAGGCGGTGGCCCTCGGAGAGCGGTTGCTGGCGCGGATGCAGGCCGAACCGTTGCGCCTCGACGGGGGCGCCGAATTGCGGCTGACCGTGAGCATCGGGGCGGCGACCGCGCCGACCGATGCCCGGACCGGCCGGACGTTGATCCACCAGGCGGACACGGCCCTCTACCAGGCGAAACGGTCCGGACGCAACCGCGTCGCGCGTGCGACGGACGCTCAACAGGCCGCGCCGTCTCCCAAGGCGGTCCTGCAGCAGCTCGGCGGCGGCGCCCTCTGCGACCGCGAGGCGGCGCTGGCGGCGGTGCAGAGCGTCATCCAGCGGTTCGATCAGGGGCAGAGCCAGTTCGTTCTGGTCGAGGGCGGCGTGGGGATGGGAAAGACCGCCTTTCTGCAGGCGGTCCGCCGCCAGCTCCAAGGCTTGGACACCTATCTGGTCCGGGCCGCCGGGCCCCTGCAAGACAACTATCGGCCGTACGCGCTCGCGACGACGATCCTGGTCGCGCTGTTGGGGCAGCGGGACGACAAGGGCCAAGCGGCGTTCGGCAGCCTGACGAAGGAGGAAATTGCCTATCTGGGGGCGCTGCTGCCGCCGTTGCAGGGGCAGCCGGAGCTGCGGTTGGCGCCGGACGAGGCGTCCCGCCGCGAAGGCATTTTCCGCGCCGCGCTTCGATTCCTCTTTTTGTTGCTGGACTACCGGCCGCTGGTCCTGCTCATTGACGACCTGCACAACGCGGACGAGGCGTCGCTGGCGTTACTCCGGCGTCTGCTGACGCAGGAGGAAGTGCCGGTGCTGCTCTGCGGCGCGGCAGCCGTGCCGATGAAGTCTCCGGCGGAGGGGACGAAGGCGCCGTTGGAGACGTTCGTGGAGGCTCACGGCGCCGAACTCAAGCTCGCCAAGGTGCCGCTGGCGCGGCTGACGGCCGACGGGATCGTGGCGTATCTTCGGACGCTGTTCCCTCAGCTTGCCGCGCCGCCGGATGCGGCCGGAACCTTGGCGCGCGTCACGCAGGGGAGCCCGCTCTTCCTCGCGCAACTGCTCCGCAAGCTGGTCATGGACCATACGATCAAGCCCGTGGACCGACGGTGGGTGATCGAATCGCTGGACGAGGACAAGCTGCCGAAATCGCTCGACGAGATCGTGCGGCAGCAGATCGGCACGCTGGGCAACGACCAGCGTGCGCTGCTCGAGCATACGTCCGTCTTCGGCGAACACGTGTCCCTGAGCGTGCTGACGGGCGGCGCGGAGGCCGAGGAAGCGAAGGTCTTGGAGCTGGTGGAGCAGGCGGAGACCTTGGGATTGCTCAGCGCCGAGTACCAGGTGAACGACGAAACTGTCCGGTTCGTCGGCAAGCAGGTGCTGGACGTCGCCTACAACGACATCGGCGAGGCCCGCCGGCGCGCCTTGCACGATCGGGTCGGCGAATATCAGGAGGCCTTGTTCCAACAGGGGTTCCTGCCCTCGGCCGCGCCGCTGGCCTACCATTTCACGCGATCGGCCAACAGCGACAAGGCGGCGGCCTACCAGCGCGTCGTAGCCGCCGAGAGCGCGCCGCTGTTCAACGCGAAGGAGGCGAGCGCCTATCATACCGAAGCCGTGACGAGCACGGACACCCCGCTGGACCCCGTCAGCCTCGCCTATGTGCCCGATGTCGTCCGGAGCTTCCAGACGGCGGTGCGGAACCTCAAGCTGTACCCGCCGAGCAGCCAGCAAGTCGTCAACCCTTGCCGGGACTTCGTCAAGACCGTGCAGCAGGTGCTGAAGAAGAATGCGCGGTTGAACATCGTGGAAACCAAGCGGTCGCTGCTAGTGAACGGGCAGCGCGTGAACGACGTCGGCGAATACCGATTCGTGGCCGGCCCCTTCCGCGCGTTTCTGGACAGCGTGTTCCTGCGGGGCTTCGCGTTCATGCAGGGGGTGACCGACGAGGAGCTGACGCGGATGCTCGGGGGAGTCGCCAGGACGAAACCGGAGCAGATCGACGAGTCCTATTGGAGCCGCTTTACCGCCGAGCAGGGCATGCCCGGCATCCATCTCAAGCAAACGGGGTGGCACGCGCAGCGCCTGGCCGAGCAGGCCGGCTCGGCGCCCGCCGAGACCCAGACGCCGGGAAAGAGGGAGCTGCAGGCGTGA
- the aspS gene encoding aspartate--tRNA ligase, with the protein MRLRTHHCGGLGKAHVGSTVTLTGWVQRRRDHGNVIFIDLRDRYGLTQIVFNPEISAAAHQAAHSLRSEFVAAVTGTVTLRPEGSANPNLATGEIEVLVKEVEILNEAKTPPFLIEDEADVTEALRLKYRFLDLRRPRMQRLLKLRHDVAQTVRSFLNRNGFLEIETPVLTKSTPEGARDYLVPSRVNPGAFYALPQSPQLFKQILMVSGVDRYYQIARCFRDEDLRNDRQPEFTQIDLEMSFVDREQVVGLMEQMVSLVFRETAGIELPAPFERMAYEEAVGRYGSDKPDLRFGMPLHDVQGFAAKTEFKVFRDTVAKGGIVKALVVKGGAATPRSRIDALGETAKGFGAKGLAWVKIAGEGQLESVIAKFLDAKALLAAVPEAEAGDLLLFVADRPKIVHDVLGRLRLFLAEELNLIDRTAWRPLWVLDFPLLEQDEELKRYVAIHHPFTAPLNEDLPLLDSDPLKVRAQAYDLVLNGNELGGGSIRVHRRDVQSKVFDLLGIGKEEAAAKFGFLLEALEYGAPPHGGIAFGLDRLIMLLGGADSIRDVIAFPKTQKAQCPLTEAPSTVSPDQLKELQIKLDLVE; encoded by the coding sequence GTGAGGCTCCGCACCCACCATTGCGGCGGGCTCGGCAAGGCCCACGTCGGGAGCACGGTCACCCTGACCGGCTGGGTCCAGCGCCGGCGCGACCACGGCAACGTGATCTTCATTGACCTGCGGGACCGGTACGGGCTCACCCAGATCGTGTTCAACCCAGAAATCAGCGCGGCGGCGCACCAGGCGGCCCATTCCCTCCGCAGCGAGTTCGTCGCTGCCGTGACCGGCACCGTGACGCTGCGCCCGGAGGGCTCCGCCAACCCCAACCTGGCGACCGGCGAGATCGAGGTGCTGGTCAAGGAAGTGGAGATTCTGAACGAGGCCAAGACGCCGCCCTTCCTGATCGAGGACGAGGCCGACGTCACGGAGGCGCTGCGGCTCAAGTACCGCTTCCTGGACCTGCGCCGCCCGCGGATGCAGCGGCTGCTCAAGCTCCGGCACGACGTGGCCCAGACCGTCCGCTCGTTCCTGAACCGGAACGGGTTCCTGGAGATCGAGACGCCCGTGCTGACCAAGAGCACGCCGGAGGGGGCGCGGGACTATCTCGTGCCGAGCCGCGTGAACCCCGGCGCCTTCTACGCGCTGCCCCAGTCGCCGCAGCTCTTCAAGCAGATTCTCATGGTCAGCGGCGTGGACCGCTACTATCAGATCGCCCGCTGCTTCCGCGACGAGGATCTCCGCAACGACCGCCAGCCGGAGTTCACGCAAATTGACCTCGAAATGTCGTTCGTGGACCGGGAGCAGGTCGTGGGGCTGATGGAGCAGATGGTCAGCCTGGTCTTCCGCGAGACGGCGGGCATCGAGCTGCCGGCTCCATTCGAGCGGATGGCCTATGAGGAGGCCGTGGGCCGGTACGGGTCCGACAAGCCCGACCTCCGGTTCGGGATGCCGCTCCACGACGTGCAGGGGTTCGCCGCCAAGACCGAGTTCAAGGTCTTCCGGGACACGGTCGCGAAGGGCGGCATCGTCAAGGCCCTGGTCGTGAAGGGCGGCGCGGCCACCCCCCGGAGCCGGATCGATGCGCTGGGGGAGACCGCCAAGGGGTTCGGCGCCAAGGGGCTGGCCTGGGTCAAGATCGCGGGCGAGGGTCAGCTCGAGTCCGTCATCGCCAAGTTCCTGGACGCAAAGGCTCTCCTGGCGGCGGTGCCGGAGGCCGAGGCCGGGGACCTGCTCCTCTTCGTCGCGGACAGGCCCAAGATCGTGCACGACGTGCTGGGGCGCCTGCGGCTGTTCCTGGCCGAGGAGCTGAACCTGATCGACCGGACGGCCTGGCGGCCGCTCTGGGTGCTGGATTTCCCGCTGCTGGAACAGGACGAGGAGCTCAAGCGCTACGTGGCGATCCACCACCCCTTCACCGCGCCCTTGAACGAGGACCTGCCGCTGCTGGACTCGGACCCGCTCAAAGTCCGCGCCCAGGCATATGACCTGGTGCTGAACGGGAACGAGCTGGGCGGGGGCAGCATCCGGGTTCACCGTCGCGACGTGCAGAGCAAGGTCTTCGACCTGCTCGGGATCGGCAAGGAGGAGGCGGCGGCCAAGTTCGGGTTCCTGCTGGAGGCGCTGGAGTACGGGGCTCCGCCGCACGGAGGCATCGCCTTCGGCCTGGACCGGCTCATCATGCTGCTCGGCGGGGCCGACTCCATCCGGGACGTGATCGCCTTCCCCAAGACCCAGAAGGCCCAGTGCCCCCTGACCGAGGCGCCGTCAACGGTCAGTCCGGATCAGTTGAAAGAGCTGCAGATCAAGCTGGACCTGGTCGAGTGA
- a CDS encoding pseudouridine synthase: MRLQKAIADSGLASRRKAEEMILQGRVTVNGRTVRELGTKIDPAHDHIKVDGRHLKPVPPEAFLMLNKPKGVVSSLGDPAGRPTVADLLHGVKLRVFPVGRLDYDSEGLMLLTNNGELAQALLHPRYHVPKTYLIKVKGVLADEKIAQLERGVDLEDGRTGPAVVKKVRKAEQNSWLEVTIHEGRKHQVKRMLESVGHPVLKLTRVKFGPLALGDLPVGEFRYLTDREANALRALVRARVARGAWCEARGGDLASSPVPRTPRPRREASA, encoded by the coding sequence GTGCGACTGCAGAAGGCCATCGCGGACTCGGGGCTCGCCTCGCGCCGCAAGGCGGAAGAGATGATCCTGCAGGGGCGGGTGACGGTGAACGGCCGGACGGTCCGCGAGCTGGGCACCAAGATCGATCCGGCGCACGACCACATCAAGGTGGACGGGCGGCACCTCAAGCCGGTTCCGCCGGAGGCCTTTCTGATGCTCAACAAGCCCAAGGGGGTCGTCTCCTCCCTCGGCGATCCGGCCGGCCGGCCGACGGTCGCCGACCTGCTCCACGGGGTGAAGCTGAGGGTCTTCCCCGTCGGCCGCCTGGACTACGACAGCGAGGGGCTGATGCTCCTGACCAACAACGGCGAGCTGGCCCAGGCGCTGCTCCATCCCCGTTACCACGTGCCCAAGACCTACCTGATCAAGGTGAAGGGCGTGCTGGCCGACGAGAAGATCGCGCAGTTGGAGCGGGGGGTGGACCTGGAGGACGGGCGGACCGGGCCGGCCGTCGTGAAGAAGGTGCGGAAGGCGGAGCAGAATTCCTGGCTCGAGGTCACGATCCACGAGGGGCGCAAACACCAGGTGAAGCGGATGCTGGAATCCGTCGGCCACCCGGTGCTCAAGCTCACGCGGGTCAAGTTCGGCCCCCTGGCCCTGGGCGACCTGCCGGTCGGGGAGTTTCGCTACCTGACGGACAGGGAGGCGAACGCCTTGCGGGCGCTCGTGCGAGCGCGAGTGGCACGAGGCGCGTGGTGCGAGGCACGAGGCGGAGATCTTGCCTCTAGTCCCGTCCCCCGCACCCCTCGCCCGCGCCGGGAGGCGTCCGCGTGA
- the guaA gene encoding glutamine-hydrolyzing GMP synthase, with protein MELWHDRILILDFGSQYTQLIARRIREAQVYSQILPCTTPLATVLAYRPKGIVLSGGPASVYDRKAPLVPKQLFDAGLPILGICYGMQLVTHLLDGEVARAPHREYGRAELLIDDASDLFKGVAGGPSTPVWMSHGDRIERMPKGFRSIAHTANSPVAAMKSVGGHHRIYCLQFHPEVAHTKNGVKILRNFVYDICGCKPTWTMSSYVETAVGQIRDEVKDRKAICALSGGVDSSVAAVLAHRALGKQLTCVFVDNGLLRQGEAEQVRKTFATTMKLNLRFLDCAGQFLTALKSVTDPERKRKTIGRLFIRNFEAEAKRLGTVDYLVQGTLYPDVIESVSFKGPSATIKTHHNVGGLPTRMKLRLIEPLRELFKDEVRVLGKELGLPDNLIWRQPFPGPGLAIRVLGPVTQERLRILRQAEAIVDQEIRRAGLYRELWQAFAVLLPVRTVGVMGDQRTYDNVIAVRAVTSLDGMTADWARLPVELLGAISNRIINEVRGVNRVVYDLSSKPPSTIEWE; from the coding sequence ATGGAACTCTGGCACGATAGAATCCTGATCCTCGACTTCGGCTCCCAGTACACCCAGCTCATCGCCCGCCGCATCCGCGAAGCGCAGGTCTACTCCCAGATCCTCCCCTGCACGACGCCGCTCGCCACGGTCCTGGCCTACCGGCCCAAGGGCATCGTGCTCTCGGGCGGGCCCGCCAGCGTGTACGACCGGAAGGCGCCGCTGGTGCCCAAGCAGCTGTTCGACGCGGGCCTGCCGATCCTGGGCATCTGCTACGGCATGCAACTCGTGACGCACCTGCTGGACGGGGAGGTGGCCAGGGCGCCGCACCGGGAGTACGGGCGCGCCGAGCTGCTGATCGACGACGCGTCGGATCTCTTCAAGGGCGTGGCGGGCGGACCGTCCACTCCGGTCTGGATGTCCCACGGCGACCGGATCGAGCGGATGCCCAAGGGGTTCCGGTCCATCGCCCACACGGCCAACTCGCCGGTGGCGGCCATGAAGTCGGTCGGGGGCCACCATCGGATCTACTGCCTCCAGTTCCATCCCGAGGTGGCGCACACCAAGAACGGCGTCAAGATCCTCCGGAACTTCGTGTACGACATCTGCGGCTGCAAGCCCACCTGGACGATGAGCTCCTACGTGGAGACGGCGGTCGGCCAGATCCGCGATGAGGTCAAGGATCGGAAGGCCATCTGCGCGCTGAGCGGCGGGGTGGACTCCTCTGTCGCGGCCGTCCTGGCCCACCGGGCCCTCGGCAAGCAATTGACCTGCGTCTTCGTGGACAACGGACTCCTCCGGCAGGGCGAGGCGGAGCAGGTCAGGAAAACCTTCGCGACGACCATGAAGCTGAACCTCCGGTTTCTGGACTGCGCGGGGCAGTTCCTCACGGCCTTGAAGTCCGTGACCGACCCGGAGCGGAAGCGCAAGACCATCGGCCGCCTCTTCATCAGGAACTTCGAGGCCGAAGCCAAGCGGCTGGGGACGGTGGACTATCTGGTCCAGGGGACCCTCTATCCGGACGTGATCGAGAGCGTGAGCTTCAAGGGCCCGTCGGCCACGATCAAGACCCACCACAACGTCGGGGGGCTCCCGACGCGGATGAAGCTGCGCCTGATCGAGCCGCTCCGCGAGCTGTTCAAGGACGAGGTGCGGGTGCTCGGGAAGGAGTTGGGCCTGCCCGACAACCTGATCTGGCGGCAGCCGTTTCCCGGCCCGGGGCTGGCCATCCGCGTGCTCGGCCCGGTGACGCAGGAGCGGCTGAGAATCCTGCGCCAGGCCGAGGCGATCGTGGACCAGGAGATCCGCCGCGCCGGCCTCTACCGGGAGCTGTGGCAGGCCTTCGCGGTCCTGCTGCCCGTGCGCACGGTCGGCGTCATGGGGGACCAGCGGACCTACGACAACGTGATCGCGGTCCGGGCCGTGACGAGCCTGGACGGGATGACGGCCGATTGGGCCAGGCTTCCCGTCGAGCTGCTCGGCGCGATCTCCAACCGGATCATCAACGAGGTGCGGGGCGTGAACCGGGTCGTCTACGACCTGAGCTCCAAGCCGCCGTCGACCATTGAATGGGAATAG
- the guaB gene encoding IMP dehydrogenase, with the protein MLEKDVRVGLTYDDVVLVPGKSKIVPSAVDTKTFVSRTITINIPIVSAAMDTVTEARLAIALAREGGIGIIHRVLSPEDQSTEVDKVKKSESGMIIDPITIAPDQTIRDAHEIMSRYRISGIPVTRNGKLVGILTNRDLRFESRMDLKVSQVMTKEKLVTAPEGTSLEKAREILHEYRIEKLPVVNRKGELKGLITIKDIEKRIKYPHACKDAHGRLRVGAAVGVGADADQRAALLVRAGVDLVVVDTAHGHSESVLETVKVLKQKYPSLDVVAGNIATAEAAKDLLKAGADAVKVGVGPGSICTTRIVSGAGMPQLTAVADCAAALKGSGVPIIADGGVKYSGDVTKALAAGASAVMIGGILAGTEESPGETVLFQGRTYKVYRGMGSIGAMERGGKDRYFQAGRPAAKLVPEGIEGRVPYKGTLSGVVYQLVGGVKSGMGYCGCRTIPELQEKARFIRQTLAGLREGHVHDVIITKEAPNYRTDWGE; encoded by the coding sequence ATGTTAGAGAAAGACGTGCGAGTCGGCCTGACCTACGACGACGTCGTCCTCGTCCCGGGCAAGTCGAAGATCGTTCCCAGCGCGGTGGACACGAAAACGTTCGTATCCCGCACCATCACGATCAACATCCCGATCGTCAGCGCCGCGATGGACACGGTGACCGAGGCCAGGCTGGCGATCGCGCTGGCGCGCGAGGGCGGGATCGGCATCATCCATCGGGTGCTCTCGCCGGAAGACCAGTCGACGGAAGTGGACAAGGTGAAGAAGTCCGAGAGCGGGATGATCATCGATCCGATCACGATCGCGCCGGACCAGACGATCCGCGACGCCCACGAGATCATGTCCCGGTACCGCATCTCCGGCATTCCGGTCACCAGGAACGGAAAGCTCGTCGGCATCCTCACGAACCGCGACCTGCGGTTCGAGTCCCGAATGGACCTCAAGGTCTCGCAGGTCATGACGAAGGAGAAGCTGGTCACGGCGCCGGAGGGCACGAGCCTGGAGAAGGCGCGCGAGATCCTCCACGAGTACCGGATCGAGAAGCTCCCCGTGGTGAACAGGAAGGGCGAGTTGAAGGGGTTGATCACGATCAAAGACATCGAGAAGCGCATCAAGTATCCCCACGCCTGCAAGGACGCGCACGGGCGTCTGCGGGTCGGGGCCGCGGTCGGAGTCGGCGCGGACGCCGACCAGCGGGCGGCGCTGCTCGTGAGAGCCGGCGTGGACCTGGTCGTCGTGGACACGGCGCACGGCCATTCGGAGAGCGTGCTGGAGACGGTCAAGGTCCTGAAGCAGAAGTACCCCTCGCTGGACGTCGTGGCCGGGAACATCGCGACCGCGGAGGCGGCCAAGGATCTGCTCAAGGCCGGGGCGGACGCGGTCAAGGTCGGGGTCGGGCCCGGCTCCATCTGCACCACGCGGATCGTGTCCGGCGCTGGCATGCCGCAGTTGACGGCGGTCGCGGATTGCGCGGCGGCGCTGAAAGGCTCCGGCGTGCCGATCATCGCGGACGGCGGCGTCAAGTATTCCGGCGACGTCACCAAGGCGCTGGCGGCCGGGGCGTCGGCGGTCATGATCGGCGGCATCCTGGCCGGCACCGAGGAGTCGCCCGGCGAAACCGTGCTCTTCCAGGGGCGGACCTACAAGGTCTACCGGGGGATGGGCTCGATCGGGGCGATGGAGCGGGGAGGGAAGGATCGGTACTTCCAGGCCGGCCGTCCCGCCGCCAAGTTGGTGCCAGAAGGGATCGAGGGCCGCGTGCCTTACAAGGGCACCCTGTCCGGCGTCGTCTACCAGCTCGTGGGCGGGGTCAAATCCGGCATGGGCTACTGCGGCTGCCGCACGATCCCGGAGCTGCAGGAAAAGGCCCGGTTCATCCGGCAGACGTTGGCCGGTCTGCGCGAAGGACACGTCCACGACGTCATCATCACCAAAGAGGCGCCGAACTACCGCACGGACTGGGGCGAATAA